A genomic segment from Pyxidicoccus trucidator encodes:
- a CDS encoding DUSAM domain-containing protein, which produces MGSLEDDWYPVRMLDNRVQQGELLELTPEVRDLLWRTAPTVAIPDSEVTAALASVERATALLHEMRRRITEGSNRITDALHRMYRLEDSGDVEGARQQLRDVLAVEVVPHYRDIAEGQLERLEGGAR; this is translated from the coding sequence ATGGGGAGCCTGGAGGACGACTGGTACCCGGTGCGGATGCTGGACAACCGGGTCCAGCAAGGGGAGTTGCTGGAGCTCACCCCTGAGGTGCGCGACCTGCTGTGGCGTACCGCTCCGACGGTGGCCATTCCTGACTCCGAGGTGACGGCCGCTCTCGCGAGCGTGGAGCGCGCTACCGCTCTACTGCATGAAATGAGGCGCCGCATCACCGAGGGCTCGAATCGCATCACGGATGCGCTGCACCGGATGTACCGCCTGGAGGACTCGGGGGACGTGGAGGGGGCACGCCAGCAGCTGCGCGACGTGCTCGCGGTAGAGGTCGTTCCGCACTACCGCGACATCGCGGAAGGGCAACTGGAGCGGCTGGAGGGAGGTGCACGGTGA
- a CDS encoding ABC transporter substrate-binding protein — MPRLVPFLAALVLGTLACERKAPPSAPPAPESAPARQAAPEAGLIVIGTLGSLTGSEASFGTVVRDGIQFAVEEANAAGGVKGRKVELRSYDSQGRIEESVAAAQRLLTQDRVVLILGDVTSSGSLAIADAVQAARVPMVTPSATHPDVTKKGNYIFRTCFIDPFQGGAMARFARENLKLERVAVLHDARNASSLGLSEAFQDAFKKLGGSVVGVESYSKGDTDYRAPLLAVKKVKPQALYLPGFYSEVGVIARQARELGMTQPLLGGDGWESDRIFELAGGALEGAYYSSHYAEDNPAPELQRFITAFRARYGRSPEAASALGYDAARVALAAIARAEPLSGPAIRDALAATKDFPGATGTLSLDANRNPVKPAVILTIRDGRRRFAAAVTP, encoded by the coding sequence ATGCCCCGCCTCGTCCCATTTCTCGCCGCCCTCGTCCTGGGAACCCTCGCCTGTGAGCGGAAGGCCCCGCCATCCGCGCCTCCGGCTCCCGAGTCGGCACCCGCACGGCAGGCGGCCCCGGAGGCGGGCCTCATCGTCATCGGCACGCTGGGCAGCCTCACGGGCTCGGAGGCGTCGTTCGGCACCGTGGTGCGCGACGGCATCCAGTTCGCGGTGGAGGAGGCCAATGCTGCTGGCGGAGTGAAGGGCCGCAAGGTGGAGCTGCGCTCCTATGACAGCCAGGGCCGCATCGAGGAGTCCGTCGCCGCCGCGCAGCGACTGCTCACGCAGGACCGTGTGGTGCTCATCCTCGGGGACGTGACGTCCTCCGGCTCGCTGGCCATCGCGGACGCGGTGCAGGCGGCGCGCGTGCCCATGGTGACGCCGTCCGCCACGCACCCGGACGTGACGAAGAAGGGCAATTACATCTTCCGCACCTGCTTCATCGACCCGTTCCAGGGCGGCGCCATGGCGCGCTTCGCTCGGGAGAACCTGAAGCTCGAGCGGGTGGCCGTGCTGCACGACGCCAGGAATGCGTCTTCGCTCGGCCTCAGCGAGGCCTTCCAGGACGCCTTCAAGAAGCTGGGCGGCTCGGTGGTGGGGGTGGAGAGCTACTCCAAGGGCGACACCGACTACCGCGCGCCGCTGCTCGCGGTGAAGAAGGTGAAGCCGCAGGCGCTGTACCTCCCCGGCTTCTACAGCGAGGTGGGCGTCATCGCCCGTCAAGCGCGCGAACTGGGCATGACGCAGCCGCTGCTGGGCGGAGACGGCTGGGAGTCCGACCGCATCTTCGAGCTCGCGGGCGGTGCACTGGAGGGCGCGTACTACTCGTCGCACTACGCGGAGGACAACCCCGCGCCGGAGTTGCAGCGCTTCATCACCGCGTTCCGCGCGCGCTACGGCCGCTCCCCCGAGGCCGCGTCGGCGCTCGGCTATGACGCCGCCAGGGTCGCGCTCGCCGCCATCGCCAGGGCGGAGCCCCTGTCCGGCCCCGCCATCCGCGACGCGCTCGCCGCGACGAAGGACTTCCCGGGTGCGACGGGGACACTCTCCCTCGACGCCAACCGCAACCCGGTGAAGCCGGCCGTCATCCTCACCATCCGCGACGGCCGCAGGAGGTTCGCCGCCGCCGTGACGCCCTGA
- a CDS encoding FAD-binding oxidoreductase, with protein MTTQGTPDVLRELAAVLPPESVVTDADVLEAHRRDQAEWAPAGMPRVLVRPASTAEVQAVLRVASALRVPVVPRGAGSGLSGGANAVDGCIVLSLSRMNRVLEVDRRGMFAVVQPGVLNAAVKAAAAEQGLWYAPDPASWEFSSIGGNLATNAGGLCCVKYGVTGDAVLGLEAVLANGSVVRTGGRTMKSSAGYSLTRLFVGSEGTLGVITEATLKLRPRPPKATTLVASFPTLVGAGVAVTDIMASTRPSLLELMDRATVRAVEAHGAMGLDVDAAALLLARSDAGGEQGVAELSRMAAFCEAAGATFVAQSADEAEGELLMQARRLAYPALEKQGATLLDDVGVPLSRIAELLASVERIAARRGVLIGTFGHAGDGNMHPTVVFDRNDSVALERAHAAFDDILRAALELGGTITGEHGVGALKRPFLGEQLGAGGLRLHHTIKGALDPLGILNPGKVF; from the coding sequence GTGACGACTCAGGGAACACCCGACGTGCTGCGGGAGCTGGCGGCCGTGCTGCCGCCGGAGTCCGTCGTCACTGACGCCGATGTACTGGAGGCCCACCGGCGTGACCAGGCCGAGTGGGCCCCGGCGGGCATGCCCCGGGTCCTCGTCCGTCCCGCCTCCACCGCCGAGGTGCAGGCCGTCCTCCGAGTCGCCTCCGCCCTCCGCGTGCCTGTCGTCCCCCGGGGCGCGGGCTCGGGCCTCTCCGGTGGAGCGAATGCGGTGGACGGCTGCATCGTCCTCTCGCTGTCCCGGATGAACCGCGTGCTGGAGGTGGACCGGCGCGGCATGTTCGCCGTCGTCCAGCCCGGAGTCCTCAACGCCGCCGTCAAGGCCGCTGCGGCGGAGCAGGGGCTCTGGTACGCGCCCGACCCCGCGAGCTGGGAGTTCTCCTCCATCGGAGGCAACCTCGCCACCAACGCGGGCGGCCTGTGCTGTGTGAAGTACGGCGTCACCGGCGACGCCGTGCTCGGCCTGGAGGCCGTCCTCGCGAATGGCTCCGTCGTCCGCACCGGAGGGCGCACGATGAAGAGCTCCGCCGGCTACAGCCTCACCCGGCTGTTCGTCGGCTCCGAGGGCACCCTGGGTGTCATCACCGAGGCCACGCTCAAGCTCCGTCCCCGGCCTCCGAAGGCGACGACGCTCGTCGCTTCGTTTCCCACGCTCGTGGGCGCCGGAGTCGCCGTGACGGACATCATGGCTTCCACACGTCCCTCACTCCTGGAGCTCATGGACCGCGCCACCGTCCGCGCAGTCGAGGCCCACGGGGCCATGGGGCTGGACGTCGACGCCGCGGCCCTCCTGCTCGCCCGTTCCGACGCGGGAGGAGAGCAGGGCGTGGCGGAGCTTTCCCGCATGGCCGCCTTCTGTGAGGCCGCCGGAGCCACCTTCGTCGCGCAGTCCGCCGACGAGGCCGAGGGCGAGCTGCTGATGCAGGCCCGCCGGCTTGCCTATCCCGCCCTGGAGAAGCAGGGCGCCACGCTCCTCGACGACGTGGGCGTCCCGCTGTCACGCATCGCGGAGCTGCTGGCCTCCGTGGAGCGGATTGCCGCGCGCAGGGGAGTGCTCATCGGCACCTTCGGCCATGCCGGTGACGGCAACATGCACCCCACCGTCGTCTTCGACCGGAACGACTCCGTGGCCCTGGAGCGTGCGCACGCGGCCTTCGATGACATCCTCCGCGCCGCGCTCGAACTGGGGGGCACCATCACCGGCGAGCATGGCGTCGGCGCGCTCAAGCGGCCCTTCCTCGGCGAGCAGCTTGGCGCGGGAGGGCTCCGGCTCCACCACACCATCAAGGGCGCTCTGGACCCGCTGGGCATCCTCAACCCGGGCAAGGTGTTCTGA
- a CDS encoding transglycosylase SLT domain-containing protein, with product MRGGKLVGWVACLVLLGGVGPWGAPPAGAWQLPPASDGGVDTLTPERSVEQLRDAVQTRRSPAARQLRLALEAGSRQPAEVLRVATLLQADPLFLPYGLQLEAASSRTVARELLAGGKRVEALEAATKSLALYQRAAESCPSPVAARKLPEELGRTEAVAGEAHHGQQQWAEAQRLYESAFAHFATAELLRSFLPETLGRYAESCARQAKPSVSPTCVEWLRRFVQLEARGSPKTLAIVKHVPLESLGPFPPAEPSTSAAPAVAPDTRAFAEAMALYQARKFGAAAAAFQSLPEKYPTSAHVLRARYWRGRALVRSKKLKESREVFKALVEDAPLTWYGLLAAGDAGEDLQARISPTKPKVAARDAALDPCEQQRVERAEHFLAEGMAPLAAEELQGLATREPARLGSPFLLYVALLHSEAGDDPSAFQTVSELLRRKHPDALTPFALRLLFPPRHLELVQKYAAEHGLEPALVLSVMKQESSFRTNAESGQGALGLMQLLPGTAEGLEKGASRQLLQVEPNIRVGTKYLRYLLDYFCGNRALALASYNAGMGRVNGWKRQGLLGTDLIDFIESIPVRETRDYVSQIIRNHYWYSSRVIDTKARPLDHFWSSGKKAKTGRCAPKAPKAPASKQSSKR from the coding sequence ATGCGTGGGGGGAAGCTCGTGGGGTGGGTTGCCTGTCTCGTCCTCCTCGGAGGCGTGGGCCCATGGGGTGCGCCGCCCGCCGGGGCCTGGCAACTTCCGCCCGCCAGCGACGGAGGCGTCGACACCCTCACCCCCGAGCGCTCCGTCGAGCAGTTGCGTGACGCGGTCCAGACACGCCGCTCACCGGCCGCGCGGCAGCTGCGGCTCGCCCTCGAAGCTGGCTCTCGACAGCCCGCGGAGGTCCTGCGCGTCGCGACGCTCCTGCAAGCGGACCCGCTCTTCCTCCCCTATGGCCTCCAGCTCGAGGCCGCGAGCTCACGCACCGTGGCGCGGGAGCTCCTCGCCGGGGGCAAGCGCGTGGAGGCGCTGGAGGCGGCGACGAAGTCCCTCGCGCTCTACCAGCGCGCCGCGGAGAGCTGCCCATCCCCTGTCGCGGCGCGGAAGCTGCCGGAGGAGCTCGGGCGGACCGAGGCCGTGGCGGGTGAGGCCCATCACGGGCAGCAACAATGGGCGGAGGCCCAGCGGCTCTACGAGAGCGCCTTCGCGCACTTCGCCACCGCCGAGCTGCTGAGGAGCTTCCTGCCGGAGACGCTTGGCCGCTACGCGGAGTCCTGCGCGCGGCAGGCGAAGCCCTCGGTTTCCCCCACCTGCGTGGAGTGGCTCCGCCGCTTCGTCCAACTGGAGGCGCGAGGCTCGCCCAAGACGCTGGCCATCGTGAAGCACGTCCCCCTCGAGTCGCTCGGCCCCTTTCCACCTGCGGAGCCCAGCACCTCCGCCGCGCCCGCCGTGGCCCCGGACACCCGGGCGTTCGCGGAAGCGATGGCGCTCTACCAGGCGCGGAAGTTCGGGGCCGCCGCCGCCGCCTTCCAGTCCCTGCCGGAGAAGTACCCCACGTCGGCCCATGTCCTCCGCGCTCGCTACTGGAGGGGCCGCGCGCTCGTCCGGAGCAAGAAGCTCAAGGAGTCCAGGGAGGTGTTCAAGGCGCTCGTGGAGGACGCGCCCCTCACCTGGTACGGCCTGCTCGCGGCGGGGGACGCGGGGGAGGACCTCCAGGCGAGGATTTCCCCCACCAAGCCGAAGGTGGCGGCGCGAGACGCGGCGCTCGACCCGTGCGAGCAGCAGCGCGTGGAGCGGGCCGAGCACTTCCTGGCCGAGGGCATGGCCCCGCTCGCGGCGGAGGAGCTCCAGGGGCTGGCGACGCGAGAGCCGGCGCGGCTCGGCTCACCCTTCCTGCTGTACGTGGCGCTGCTGCACTCGGAGGCCGGGGACGACCCTTCGGCGTTCCAGACGGTCAGCGAGCTGCTCCGAAGGAAGCATCCCGACGCGCTCACGCCGTTCGCCCTCCGGCTGCTCTTCCCGCCAAGGCACCTGGAGCTGGTCCAGAAGTACGCGGCCGAGCACGGGCTGGAGCCCGCCCTGGTGCTGAGCGTGATGAAGCAGGAGTCCTCCTTTCGTACCAACGCCGAGTCCGGGCAGGGCGCGCTCGGGCTGATGCAGCTCCTGCCCGGCACCGCCGAGGGGCTGGAGAAGGGCGCGAGCAGGCAGCTCCTCCAGGTGGAGCCCAACATCCGGGTCGGGACGAAGTACCTGCGCTATCTCCTCGACTACTTTTGCGGCAACCGCGCCCTCGCGCTCGCCAGCTACAACGCGGGGATGGGGCGGGTGAACGGCTGGAAGCGGCAGGGGCTCCTGGGGACGGACCTCATCGACTTCATCGAGTCCATCCCCGTGAGAGAGACGCGCGACTACGTGTCGCAAATCATCCGCAACCACTACTGGTACTCGTCGCGGGTCATCGACACGAAGGCGCGGCCGTTGGACCACTTCTGGAGCTCGGGCAAGAAGGCGAAGACGGGGCGCTGCGCTCCCAAAGCCCCGAAGGCGCCCGCCAGCAAGCAGTCCTCCAAGCGGTGA